Proteins encoded by one window of Arachis ipaensis cultivar K30076 chromosome B04, Araip1.1, whole genome shotgun sequence:
- the LOC107637183 gene encoding putative F-box protein At5g55150 has protein sequence MGEFDRWSNIHQDLLNEITKRFYSYDNYMQLRLVCKQWNLKLPKIPDGNKVPWLVLSMGSAATESFEEEAHVLEEEVRAPEDEGILDTRSLEEKGIYHLILPDMQDNIMCGSCHGWLMIIMVYEGTIRILNPFTKVHLDLPPVSTLPNIININGDECTMYCGDRIITRNTIFMHQTQIWKAIINSAPNNDNDSDFIAVVIYGSLLELAFYMPKEKRWSRFPTRDLDDDVHDVIFFEEKIFAVDGNGQLYEFDTRTKSGPVGGKHEATPPPSIVGMPNCSYYLIGGDNGSLLMLVKGAKYRYYMKNQKRFCECETVKFDIYELRKNEKTWSRIHSLGNYILVIGLNSSVQILPSNILNCKGNQIYFTDNKREMYFENTTPSSDIGIFDLEDGSYQIFLTEVNFFCHPIWILP, from the coding sequence ATGGGTGAGTTTGATCGATGGTCAAACATTCATCAAGATTTGTTAAACGAAATTACAAAGAGGTTCTATTCATATGATAATTACATGCAACTTCGATTGGTTTGTAAGCAATGGAACTTAAAACTTCCAAAAATTCCTGATGGCAACAAAGTTCCGTGGCTGGTACTATCTATGGGCAGTGCTGCTACAgaatcttttgaagaagaagctcatgTTCTTGAAGAAGAAGTTCGTGCTCCCGAAGATGAAGGAATTCTTGACACTCGTAGTCTCGAAGAGAAGGGGATTTACCACCTCATCTTACCAGATATGCAAGACAACATTATGTGTGGTTCTTGTCATGGATGGTTGATGATCATAATGGTATATGAAGGTACGATAAGAATCCTAAATCCATTTACAAAGGTTCACTTGGATCTTCCTCCAGTTTCAACTCTTCCaaatataattaatattaatgGGGATGAATGTACTATGTATTGTGGGGACAGAATTATCACTAGAAATACCATTTTCATGCATCAAACCCAAATTTGGAAGGCTATTATAAATTCGGCTCCTAACAATGACAATGACAGTGATTTTATAGCAGTGGTTATATATGGATCATTACTAGAATTGGCCTTTTACATGCCCAAGGAGAAGAGATGGAGTAGATTTCCAACAAGAGATCTAGACGACGACGTTCATGATGTCATATTTTTTGAAGAGAAAATATTTGCAGTAGACGGTAATGGCCAACTATATGAATTTGATACAAGAACAAAGTCAGGACCAGTGGGAGGAAAACATGAAGCCACACCACCTCCATCCATTGTAGGAATGCCTAATTGTTCTTACTATCTAATTGGAGGTGATAATGGAAGTTTATTGATGCTGGTAAAAGGGGCAAAATATAGGTATTACATGAAGAATCAAAAGCGGTTCTGCGAGTGCGAAACTGTCAAATTTGATATCTATGAATTGAGGAAAAATGAGAAAACATGGTCAAGAATACACAGTTTGGGGAATTACATACTAGTAATTGGACTCAATTCTTCTGTTCAAATACTGCCAAGCAATATTTTGAATTGCAAAGGAAATCAAATCTACTTTACAGATAACAAGCGTGAAATGTACTTTGAAAACACTACTCCCTCTTCTGATATTGGCATCTTCGATTTGGAAGATGGGAGTTACCAAATATTTTTAACAGAGGTAAACTTTTTTTGTCATCCTATTTGGATATTACCCTAG
- the LOC107637184 gene encoding F-box protein SKIP23-like — MVEFDRWSHIHQDLFNEITKRIYSYDNYIQLRLVCKQWNLKLPKIPDGNKVPWLVLSTGSAAKESFEEEAHALEEEVRAPEDEGILDARSLEKKAIYHLILPDMQDNIMCGSYHGWLIIVMVDEGTVRILNPFTKVHLDLPPVSTLPNVININGDECTLGYKGDMITRNTIFMHQTQIWKAIINSAPNNDNDSDFIAVVIYGLFLELAFYMPKKKRWIRFPTRDLYDVHDVIFFEEKIFVVDGEGQLYEFDTRTKSGPVGGKHEATPPPSNVGILNCYYYLIGGDNGSLLMLVKGVRYRYYMKNQKRFCECKTVKFDIYELRKNEKTWSRIHSLGNYILVIGFNSSVKLLPSNFLNCKGNQIYFTDDMHDMREVYFEIITPPFQIGIFDLEDGSYQTFLTDVDFFCRPIWILP, encoded by the coding sequence ATGGTTGAGTTTGATCGATGGTCACACATCCATCAAGATTTGTTTAACGAAATTACTAAGCGGATCTATTCATATGACAATTACATTCAACTTCGATTAGTTTGTAAGCAATGGAACTTGAAACTTCCAAAGATTCCTGATGGCAACAAAGTTCCGTGGCTGGTACTATCCACTGGCAGTGCAGCTAAAGAATCTTTCGAAGAAGAAGCTCATGCTCTTGAAGAAGAAGTTCGTGCTCCCGAGGATGAAGGAATTCTTGACGCTCGTAGTCTCGAAAAGAAGGCGATTTACCACCTCATTTTACCAGATATGCAAGACAACATCATGTGTGGTTCTTATCATGGATGGTTGATCATTGTAATGGTAGATGAAGGTACTGTAAGAATCCTAAATCCATTTACAAAGGTTCACTTGGATCTTCCTCCAGTTTCAACTCTTCCAAATGTAATTAATATTAATGGAGATGAATGTACTCTGGGTTATAAGGGCGACATGATCACTAGAAATACCATTTTCATGCATCAAACCCAAATTTGGAAGGCTATTATAAATTCAGCTCCTAACAATGACAATGATAGTGATTTTATAGCAGTGGTCATATATGGATTATTCCTAGAATTGGCCTTTTACATGcccaagaagaagagatggattaGATTTCCAACAAGAGATCTATACGACGTTCATGATGTCATATTTTTTGAAGAGAAAATATTTGTAGTAGACGGTGAAGGCCAACTATATGAATTTGATACAAGAACAAAGTCAGGACCAGTGGGAGGAAAACATGAAGCCACACCACCTCCATCCAATGTAGGAATACTTAATTGTTATTACTATTTAATTGGAGGTGATAATGGAAGTTTATTGATGCTGGTAAAAGGGGTAAGATATAGGTATTACATGAAGAATCAAAAACGGTTCTGCGAGTGCAAAACTGTCAAATTTGATATCTATGAATTgagaaaaaatgagaaaacatGGTCAAGAATACACAGTTTGGGGAATTACATACTAGTAATTGGATTCAATTCTTCTGTTAAATTACTGCCAAGCAATTTtttaaattgcaaaggaaatcaaATCTACTTTACAGATGACATGCATGACATGCGTGAAGTGTACTTTGAAATCATTACTCCCCCTTTTCAGATTGGCATCTTCGATTTGGAAGATGGGAGTTACCAAACATTTTTAACAGATGTGGACTTTTTTTGTCGTCCTATTTGGATATTACCCTAG